Proteins co-encoded in one Vidua chalybeata isolate OUT-0048 chromosome 18, bVidCha1 merged haplotype, whole genome shotgun sequence genomic window:
- the GAL3ST1 gene encoding galactosylceramide sulfotransferase isoform X2, whose protein sequence is MSCPAGRGGGRRLARGDQDAVAWEALEVHVQGAGPGTLLTSFMLLLYSYAVPPLQVSVTEIPVPFSCSSHLSPVQAPSPPNGTGSASGWSCRPKLNVMFMKTHKTASSTILNILFRFGEKHRLKFAFPNGRNDFYYPSFFERSQVQHYRPGVCFNIICNHMRFHYEEVRKLLPPDTTFVTVLRDPAYLFESSFHYFGPVIPLTWKITGEDKLDEFLRDPQHYYDPNGFNAHYLQNLLFFDFGYDSSMDANSPLVEEHIQEIDRRFHLVMLLEYFDESLVLLKDLLCWQLEDVLYFKLNARKGSTVSRLTPELYEQATAWNLIDAKLYRYFNATFWRKVEAYGRERMARDVAELQRENKKMTSICIDGGHAVDASAIQESSMQPWQPLGEKTILGYNLKKKISKKHQKLCRKMLTPEIQYLTDLGANLWITKLWSYVRDFLKW, encoded by the exons ATGAGCTGTCCTGCGGGACGAGGAGGAGGACGGCGGCTGGCGAGAG GTGACCAGGATGCTGTGGCATGGGAAGCCCTGGAGGTCCATGTGCAAGGGGCTGGTCCTGGGACCCTCCTGACCAGCTTCATGTTGCTGCTCTACTCCTACGCCGTCCCCCCACTGCAAGTCAGCGTCACTGA GATCCCCGtccccttctcctgctcctcccaccTGTCCCCCGTCCAGGCTCCGTCCCCACCCAATGGCACGGGCAGCGCCTCGGGGTGGAGCTGCCGGCCCAAGCTCAACGTCATGTTCATGAAGACCCACAAGACCGCCAGCAGCACCATCCTCAACATCCTCTTCCGCTTTGGGGAGAAGCATCGCCTGAAATTCGCCTTCCCCAACGGCCGCAACGACTTCTACTACCCGTCCTTCTTCGAGCGCAGCCAGGTGCAGCACTACCGGCCCGGGGTGTGCTTCAACATCATCTGCAACCACATGCGCTTCCACTACGAGGAGGTGCGCAAGCTCCTGCCGCCCGACACCACCTTCGTGACGGTGCTGCGGGACCCCGCGTACCTCTTCGAGTCCTCCTTCCACTACTTCGGGCCCGTCATCCCCCTCACCTGGAAGATCACGGGTGAGGATAAGCTGGATGAGTTCCTCCGGGACCCCCAGCACTACTACGACCCCAACGGGTTCAACGCTCACTACCTCCAAAACCTCCTGTTCTTCGACTTTGGCTACGACAGCAGCATGGACGCCAACAGCCCGCTGGTGGAGGAGCACATCCAGGAGATCGACCGCCGCTTCCACCTCGTCATGTTGCTCGAGTACTTTGATGAGTCGCTGGTGCTGCTCAAGgacctgctgtgctggcagctggaggaTGTCCTCTACTTCAAGCTCAACGCCCGCAAGGGCTCCACGGTGTCCCGGCTGACCCCTGAGCTGTACGAGCAGGCGACCGCCTGGAACCTCATCGACGCCAAGCTCTACCGCTACTTCAATGCCACCTTTTGGCGCAAGGTGGAGGCCTACGGGAGGGAGAGGATGGCCAGGGACgtggctgagctgcagagggagaaCAAGAAGATGACCAGCATCTGCATCGACGGGGGACACGCCGTGGATGCCAGCGCTATCCAGGAGTCCTCcatgcagccctggcagcccttGGGGGAGAAGACCATCCTGGGGTACAACTTGAAGAAGAAGATCAGCAAGAAGCACCAGAAGCTGTGCCGCAAGATGCTGACGCCCGAAATCCAGTACCTGACTGACCTGGGGGCCAACCTCTGGATCACCAAGCTATGGAGCTACGTGCGGGACTTCCTCAAGTGGTAG
- the GAL3ST1 gene encoding galactosylceramide sulfotransferase isoform X3 — MLLLYSYAVPPLQVSVTEIPVPFSCSSHLSPVQAPSPPNGTGSASGWSCRPKLNVMFMKTHKTASSTILNILFRFGEKHRLKFAFPNGRNDFYYPSFFERSQVQHYRPGVCFNIICNHMRFHYEEVRKLLPPDTTFVTVLRDPAYLFESSFHYFGPVIPLTWKITGEDKLDEFLRDPQHYYDPNGFNAHYLQNLLFFDFGYDSSMDANSPLVEEHIQEIDRRFHLVMLLEYFDESLVLLKDLLCWQLEDVLYFKLNARKGSTVSRLTPELYEQATAWNLIDAKLYRYFNATFWRKVEAYGRERMARDVAELQRENKKMTSICIDGGHAVDASAIQESSMQPWQPLGEKTILGYNLKKKISKKHQKLCRKMLTPEIQYLTDLGANLWITKLWSYVRDFLKW, encoded by the exons ATGTTGCTGCTCTACTCCTACGCCGTCCCCCCACTGCAAGTCAGCGTCACTGA GATCCCCGtccccttctcctgctcctcccaccTGTCCCCCGTCCAGGCTCCGTCCCCACCCAATGGCACGGGCAGCGCCTCGGGGTGGAGCTGCCGGCCCAAGCTCAACGTCATGTTCATGAAGACCCACAAGACCGCCAGCAGCACCATCCTCAACATCCTCTTCCGCTTTGGGGAGAAGCATCGCCTGAAATTCGCCTTCCCCAACGGCCGCAACGACTTCTACTACCCGTCCTTCTTCGAGCGCAGCCAGGTGCAGCACTACCGGCCCGGGGTGTGCTTCAACATCATCTGCAACCACATGCGCTTCCACTACGAGGAGGTGCGCAAGCTCCTGCCGCCCGACACCACCTTCGTGACGGTGCTGCGGGACCCCGCGTACCTCTTCGAGTCCTCCTTCCACTACTTCGGGCCCGTCATCCCCCTCACCTGGAAGATCACGGGTGAGGATAAGCTGGATGAGTTCCTCCGGGACCCCCAGCACTACTACGACCCCAACGGGTTCAACGCTCACTACCTCCAAAACCTCCTGTTCTTCGACTTTGGCTACGACAGCAGCATGGACGCCAACAGCCCGCTGGTGGAGGAGCACATCCAGGAGATCGACCGCCGCTTCCACCTCGTCATGTTGCTCGAGTACTTTGATGAGTCGCTGGTGCTGCTCAAGgacctgctgtgctggcagctggaggaTGTCCTCTACTTCAAGCTCAACGCCCGCAAGGGCTCCACGGTGTCCCGGCTGACCCCTGAGCTGTACGAGCAGGCGACCGCCTGGAACCTCATCGACGCCAAGCTCTACCGCTACTTCAATGCCACCTTTTGGCGCAAGGTGGAGGCCTACGGGAGGGAGAGGATGGCCAGGGACgtggctgagctgcagagggagaaCAAGAAGATGACCAGCATCTGCATCGACGGGGGACACGCCGTGGATGCCAGCGCTATCCAGGAGTCCTCcatgcagccctggcagcccttGGGGGAGAAGACCATCCTGGGGTACAACTTGAAGAAGAAGATCAGCAAGAAGCACCAGAAGCTGTGCCGCAAGATGCTGACGCCCGAAATCCAGTACCTGACTGACCTGGGGGCCAACCTCTGGATCACCAAGCTATGGAGCTACGTGCGGGACTTCCTCAAGTGGTAG
- the PES1 gene encoding pescadillo homolog, which produces MGGLEKKKYERGAATNYITRNRARKKLQLSLPDFRRLCILKGIYPHEPKHKKKVNKGSTAPRTFYLLKDIKFLLHEPIVNKFREYKVFVRKLRKAYGKSEWGTVERLKDNKPTYKLDHIVKERYPTFVDALRDLDDALSMCFLFSTFPRTGKCHVQTIQLCRRLAVEFQNYVIASRSLRKVFLSIKGIYYQAEVLGQPITWITPYAFAHDHPTDVDYRVMATFTEFYTTLLGFVNFRLYHSLNLLYPPKIDSQAEDELKPAEGKEYAMDSESSLERLSALSASLARAVAPAHEDEVEMDEFPVEGETAELMDAKKKEQEALEKHKKLFEGLRFFLNREVPREPLAFIIRCFGGQVSWDKSLCIGATYDATDPSITHHIIDRPRLDKQVVGRYYLQPQWVFDSVNAKLCLPVADYFPGALLPPHLSPFVTEKEGDYVPPEKLKLLALQRGENPEEESEEEEEEEEEEEEGDNDKEEEEEEDESEKEEEMKLQKMEEQKMEEQKTQSNKVLPVKVTAGKVRVEDKQRLEQEQQSEEKRLAIMMMKKREKYLYKKIMFGKKRKIREANKLAEKRKAHDAALKEQKKKNKKARQA; this is translated from the exons ATGGGCGGGCTGGAGAAGAAGAAG TACGAGCGCGGAGCCGCCACCAACTACATCACCCGGAACCGGGCGCGGaagaagctgcagctgagcctgcCCGACTTCAG GCGCCTCTGCATCCTCAAGGGCATTTACCCCCACGAGCCCAAGCACAAGAAGAAGGTGAACAAGGGCTCCACCGCCCCCAGGACCTTCTACCTGCTCAAGGACATCAAATTCCTGCTCCATGAGCCCATCGTCAACAAATTCCGGGAGTACAAG gtgttCGTCAGGAAGCTGCGCAAGGCCTACGGGAAGAGCGAGTGGGGCACTGTGGAGAGGCTGAAGGACAACAAACCCACCTACAAACTCGACCACATCGTCAAGGAGAG GTACCCCACGTTCGTGGACGCCCTGCGGGACCTGGACGATGCCCTGTCCATGTGCTTCCTGTTCTCCACCTTCCCCCGTACGGGCAAGTGCCACGTGCAGACCATCCAGCTGTGCCGGCGCCTGGCCGTGGAGTTCCAGAACTACGTCATCGCCTCCCGCTCCCTGCGCAAG GTGTTCCTCTCCATCAAGGGCATCTACTACCAGGCAGAGGTGCTGGGGCAGCCCATCACCTGGATCACCCCCTACGCCTTCGCCCACGAT CACCCCACAGACGTGGATTACCGGGTCATGGCCACCTTCACAGAGTTCTACACCACCCTCCTGGGCTTCGTCAACTTCCGCCTCTACCACTCCCTGAACCTGCTGTACCCCCCCAAG atTGACAGCCAGGCTGAGGATGAGCTGAAGCCTGCAGAGGGCAAGGAGTACGCCATGGATTCAGAGAGCTCCCTGGAG aggctCTCGGCTCTGAGCGCCAGCCTGGCCCGGGCGGTGGCTCCAGCCCACGAGGACGAGGTGGAGATGGATGAATTCCCAGTGGAGGGG gagacagcagagctgatggatgccaagaagaaggagcaggaggctctGGAGAAGCACAAGAAGCTCTTTGAGGGGCTGCGCTTCTTCCTCAACAGGGAGGTGCCCCGGGAGCCGCTGGCCTTCATCATCCG GTGCTTTGGTGGCCAGGTGTCCTGGGACAAGTCCCTGTGCATCGGTGCCACCTACGACGCCACCGACCCGTCCATCACCCACCACATCATCGACCGGCCCCGCCTGGACAAGCAGGTGGTTGGCAG gtACTACCTGCAGCCCCAGTGGGTTTTTGACTCGGTCAACgccaagctgtgcctgcccGTGGCGGATTATTTCCCCGGGGCCCTGCTGCCCCCGCACCTCTCGCCCTTCGTGACAGAGAAGGAGGGTGACTACGTCCCTCCCGAGAAGCTgaagctgctggccctgcagaggggaGAGAATCCAG AGGAAGAGagtgaagaggaagaggaagaagaagaggaggaagaggaaggtgaCAATGacaaagaagaggaagaagaggaagatgagTCTGAGAAAGAAGAGGAGATGAAATTACAGAAGATGGAAGAGCAGAAAATGGAAGAGCAGAAGACTCAGAGCAATAAG GTGCTTCCTGTGAAGGTGACGGCGGGGAAGGTGCGGGTGGAGGACAAGCAGcgcctggagcaggagcagcagagcgAGGAGAAGCGCTTGGCCATCATGATGATGAAGAAGAGGGAGAAGTACCTTTACAAGAAGATCATGTTCGGGAAGAAGCGCAAAATCCGCGAG GCCAACAAACTGGCTGAGAAGAGGAAAGCCCACGACGCAGCCCTCAAGgagcagaagaagaagaacaagaaggcGCGGCAAGCATGA
- the MTFP1 gene encoding mitochondrial fission process protein 1, with protein MGPEEPDLYRDTWVRYLGYANEVGESFRPLVPVPVVWASYGVATAYVTADAIDKGRKAATAHAQDPTRVGMAVVDTFVWQSLASVAIPGFTINRLCAASLALLGSLTRWPLPVRRWTTTALGLAAIPLIITPIDRTVDFLMDSSLRKLYRTPGEPPTSH; from the exons ATGGGGCCGGAGGAGCCCGACCTGTACCGGGACACGTGGGTCCGATACCTGG GTTATGCCAACGAGGTGGGCGAGTCCTTCCGCCCACTGGTGCCAGTGCCGGTGGTGTGGGCCAGTTACGGCGTGGCCACTGCCTACGTGACCGCCGACGCCATCGACAAGGGTCGGAAAGCCGCCACC GCCCACGCGCAGGACCCCACACGCGTGGGGATGGCCGTGGTGGACACCTTTGTGTGGCAGAGCCTGGCCTCGGTGGCCATCCCCGGCTTCACCATCAACCGGCTCTGCGCCGCCTcgctggccctgctgggctccctgACCCGCTGGCCCCTGCCCGTGCGCCGCTGGaccaccactgccctggggctggctgcCATCCCCCTCATCATCACCCCCATCGACAG gactgtGGATTTCCTGATGGATTCCAGCCTCCGCAAGCTTTACAGGACACCAGGAGAACCCCCCACGTCCCACTGA
- the LOC128797069 gene encoding uncharacterized protein LOC128797069: MGAMSCPTLSLQGTSPNSREWVVKAFQPEKSSSGRYAAAQPWNADSLGTDVTEPGSRNPPFPTSTMSHIPRGAARRAPPPHPHPGPFPSPRFGAIQQHSLKALLAGTVDPEGAVDPEGLGEEAEGGNTEGSHSARRAPLWAGEAPGPDPSVVTSTGLARPAQALGLALGGLFLSRSCVSPQQCQWHPPKIPESETEPSPLLGAKVCP; this comes from the exons ATGGGAGCAATGAGCTGTCCCACCCTTTCTCTGCAGGGTACCTCTCCCAATTCCAG GGAATGGGTTGTAAAGGCTTTCCAGccagaaaaaagcagcagtggcCGGTATGCGGCAGCTCAACCATGGAATGCTGACAGCCTGGGGACGGATGTGACGGAGCCGGGAAGCCGCAACCCCCCATTCCCCACATCCACCATGTCCCACATCCCACGGGGGGCGGCCAGGAGGGCTCCACCACCTCATCCCCACCCCGGTCCCTTCCCCTCCCCGCGATTTGGGGCTATACAGCAGCACTCACTGAAAGCCCTGCTGGCCGGAACCGTGGATCCCGAGGGAGCTGTGGATCCTGAGGGACTGGGTGAGGAGGCCGAGGGTGGCAACACCGAGGGGTCACACTCGGCCAGACGCGCGCCCTTATGGGCCGGAGAGGCCCCGGGCCCGGACCCGTCTGTGGTCACCAGCACCGGCCTTGCCCGGCCGGCCCAGGCCCTCGGCCTGGCCTTGGGA GGGCTGTTTCTCTCCAGATCCTGTGTGtccccacagcagtgccagtggCATCCTCCAAAAATTCCTGAGAGTGAGACAGAGCCTTCACCACTTTTGGGGGCAAAGGTGTGCCCATAA
- the GAL3ST1 gene encoding galactosylceramide sulfotransferase isoform X1 translates to MSEQHRHPRPVPPAPLAPRSGAQESRGTAQHQRCRRGKGDQDAVAWEALEVHVQGAGPGTLLTSFMLLLYSYAVPPLQVSVTEIPVPFSCSSHLSPVQAPSPPNGTGSASGWSCRPKLNVMFMKTHKTASSTILNILFRFGEKHRLKFAFPNGRNDFYYPSFFERSQVQHYRPGVCFNIICNHMRFHYEEVRKLLPPDTTFVTVLRDPAYLFESSFHYFGPVIPLTWKITGEDKLDEFLRDPQHYYDPNGFNAHYLQNLLFFDFGYDSSMDANSPLVEEHIQEIDRRFHLVMLLEYFDESLVLLKDLLCWQLEDVLYFKLNARKGSTVSRLTPELYEQATAWNLIDAKLYRYFNATFWRKVEAYGRERMARDVAELQRENKKMTSICIDGGHAVDASAIQESSMQPWQPLGEKTILGYNLKKKISKKHQKLCRKMLTPEIQYLTDLGANLWITKLWSYVRDFLKW, encoded by the exons ATGTCGGAGCAGCATCGGCACCCCCGCCCCGTGCCGCCCGCTCCCCTGGCACCCCGGTCAggagcacaggagagcagaggcacGGCCCAGCACCAGCGgtgcaggagaggaaaag GTGACCAGGATGCTGTGGCATGGGAAGCCCTGGAGGTCCATGTGCAAGGGGCTGGTCCTGGGACCCTCCTGACCAGCTTCATGTTGCTGCTCTACTCCTACGCCGTCCCCCCACTGCAAGTCAGCGTCACTGA GATCCCCGtccccttctcctgctcctcccaccTGTCCCCCGTCCAGGCTCCGTCCCCACCCAATGGCACGGGCAGCGCCTCGGGGTGGAGCTGCCGGCCCAAGCTCAACGTCATGTTCATGAAGACCCACAAGACCGCCAGCAGCACCATCCTCAACATCCTCTTCCGCTTTGGGGAGAAGCATCGCCTGAAATTCGCCTTCCCCAACGGCCGCAACGACTTCTACTACCCGTCCTTCTTCGAGCGCAGCCAGGTGCAGCACTACCGGCCCGGGGTGTGCTTCAACATCATCTGCAACCACATGCGCTTCCACTACGAGGAGGTGCGCAAGCTCCTGCCGCCCGACACCACCTTCGTGACGGTGCTGCGGGACCCCGCGTACCTCTTCGAGTCCTCCTTCCACTACTTCGGGCCCGTCATCCCCCTCACCTGGAAGATCACGGGTGAGGATAAGCTGGATGAGTTCCTCCGGGACCCCCAGCACTACTACGACCCCAACGGGTTCAACGCTCACTACCTCCAAAACCTCCTGTTCTTCGACTTTGGCTACGACAGCAGCATGGACGCCAACAGCCCGCTGGTGGAGGAGCACATCCAGGAGATCGACCGCCGCTTCCACCTCGTCATGTTGCTCGAGTACTTTGATGAGTCGCTGGTGCTGCTCAAGgacctgctgtgctggcagctggaggaTGTCCTCTACTTCAAGCTCAACGCCCGCAAGGGCTCCACGGTGTCCCGGCTGACCCCTGAGCTGTACGAGCAGGCGACCGCCTGGAACCTCATCGACGCCAAGCTCTACCGCTACTTCAATGCCACCTTTTGGCGCAAGGTGGAGGCCTACGGGAGGGAGAGGATGGCCAGGGACgtggctgagctgcagagggagaaCAAGAAGATGACCAGCATCTGCATCGACGGGGGACACGCCGTGGATGCCAGCGCTATCCAGGAGTCCTCcatgcagccctggcagcccttGGGGGAGAAGACCATCCTGGGGTACAACTTGAAGAAGAAGATCAGCAAGAAGCACCAGAAGCTGTGCCGCAAGATGCTGACGCCCGAAATCCAGTACCTGACTGACCTGGGGGCCAACCTCTGGATCACCAAGCTATGGAGCTACGTGCGGGACTTCCTCAAGTGGTAG
- the SEC14L2 gene encoding SEC14-like protein 2: MSGCVGDLSPQQAEVLAQFREKLQDVLPSLPSQDDYFLLKWLRARSFDLPKAEVMLRKHIEVRKHMDADNIIAWEPPEVIRKYMSGGLCGYDREGSPVRYEIIGPLDAKGLLFSVSKQDLIKNKFRDCELLRHECEQQSKKLGKKIEMVMMVYDCEGLGLKHLWKPAVDTYGEILSMFEENYPESLKRLFIVKAPKLFPVAYNLVKHFLSEDTRKKVVVLGSNWKEVLQKYIDPAQIPVEYGGTLTDPDGDPKCSSKINYGGDVPQHYYVRDQLAQKYEHSVVVNRGSSHQVEYEILFPGCVLRWQFHSEGADIGFGVYLKTKVGERQRAGDMTEVLPSQRYNAHMVPEDGSLTCSTPGIYVLRFDNTYSFLHSKKVSYSVEVLLPDAASAQQIQGESPNHSP; this comes from the exons ATGAGCGGCTGCGTCGGAGACCTGAGCCCGCAGCAGGCGGAGGTGCTGGCCCAG TTCCGGGAGAAGCTGCAGGACGTGCTGCCCTCCCTACCCTCCCAGGACGACTATTTCCTCCTGAAATGGCTCCGAG CACGCTCCTTCGACCTGCCCAAGGCAGAGGTGATGCTCCGCAAG CACATCGAGGTCCGCAAGCACATGGATGCCGACAACATCATCGCCTGGGAGCCACCTGAG GTGATTCGGAAGTACATGTCCGGAGGGCTGTGCGGCTACGACCGGGAGGGCAGCCCAGTGCGCTACGAGATCATCGGGCCGCTGGACGCCAAGGGGCTGCTCTTCTCCGTCTCCAAGCAGGACCTGATCAAGAACAAGTTCCGAGACTGTGAACTGCTCCGGCACGAGTGTGAACAGCAGAGTAAAAAG CTGGGCAAGAAGATTGAGATGGTGATGATGGTGTACGACTGTGAGGGCCTGGGCCTGAAGCACCTCTGGAAGCCAGCTGTGGACACGTATGGGGAG ATCCTGTCCATGTTCGAGGAGAATTACCCTGAGTCCCTCAAGCGCCTCTTTATTGTGAAGG cccccaaGCTCTTCCCTGTGGCCTACAACCTGGTCAAGCACTTCCTGAGCGAGGACACGCGCAAGAAGGTCGTGGTGCTGGGAT CCAACTGGAAGGAGGTCCTGCAGAAGTACATCGACCCCGCGCAGATCCCGGTGGAGTACGGGGGGACGCTGACGGACCCTGACGGGGACCCCAAGTGCTCCAGCAAG ATAAACTACGGGGGGGATGTGCCCCAGCATTACTACGTGCGGGACCAGCTGGCGCAGAAGTACGAACACTCGGTCGTGGTCAACCGGGGCTCGTCCCACCAGGTCGAGTACGAAATCCTCTTCCCTGGCTGCGTCCTCAG GTGGCAGTTCCACTCCGAGGGCGCCGACATCGGCTTTGGGGTGTACTTGAAGACCAAGGTCGGGGAGCGGCAGCGGGCGGGCGACATGACCGAGGTGCTCCCCAGCCAGCGCTACAACGCACACATGGTGCCCGAGGACGGCTCCCTCACCTGCTCCACGCCCGGCATTT ATGTCCTGCGCTTCGACAACACCTACAGCTTCCTCCACTCCAAGAAGGTGAGCTACAGCgtggaggtgctgctgcccgACGCCGCCTCGGCCCAGCAGATCCAGGGGGAGTCCCCCAACCacagcccctga
- the TCN2 gene encoding transcobalamin-2, protein MGLPLVLLLLLPAVLPARCCEPPEGSAGAVRALSARLLGLAGDPARDPDPAVYLALRLARQHDPRLEQRYLERLQDAFQHPYGRSLQGHGHSRWDAESGTSVAEPPRTGRLALYLLGLQATCPPLSPHRSLVTWLKYYLEEDWTGSRQQGHPITSYYQYGLGVLALCVHRKRVREEVVRRLLTAQHRGKLGHGGNTVDTEAVVALAFTCLERRRLVGTELAAKLRVATHEASRNMAEAQGPDGIIGNIYSTPWALQVFLATGECQTEPAFGQAMAALQENLGAFGTAATMAQVLPVLHGRSYLDIASMHCGEEPDTLTPLDMEPLAEVLGNKTVQLVVECPLPWCYELRLYDRLVPVPAAASLLDVLQAAAALEPRDFRFHTQDTPQGPFLTEVLGLQARQEKRNYWQILTAPNTPLQMGIADYRPQDGETLILRLSEW, encoded by the exons ATGGGGCTGCCGCTCgtcctgctgctgttgctgcccGCGGTCCTGCCCGCCCGCTGCTGCG AGCCCCCGGAGGGCTCGGCGGGCGCCGTGCGGGCACTGAGCGCgcggctgctggggctggcggGGGACCCCGCGCGGGACCCCGACCCCGCCGTGTACCTGGCCCTGCGCCTGGCCCGCCAGCACGACCCGCGGCTGGAGCAGCGCTACCTGGAGCGGCTGCAGGACGCCTTCCAGCACCCCTACGGCAG GAGCCTGCAGGGCCACGGCCACTCCCGTTGGGACGCTGAGAGTGGCAC GAGCGTGGCGGAGCCCCCGCGCACAGGGCGGCTGGCACTGtacctgctggggctgcaggccaCCTGCCCCCCACTCAGTCCCCATCGCTCGCTGGTGACATGGCTCAAGTACTACCTGGAGGAGGACTGGACAG GCTCCCGGCAGCAAGGCCACCCCATCACCAGTTACTACCAGTACGGGCTGGGCGTGCTGGCGCTGTGTGTGCACCGCAAGCGGGTCCGGGAAGAGGTGGTCCGGCGGCTCCTCACGGCCCAGCACCGTGGAAAGCTCGGGCACGGCGGCAACACCGTGG ATACCGAGGCCGTGGTGGCACTGGCCTTCACCTGCCTGGAGCGGAGGAGGTTGGTGGGGACCGAGCTAGCGGCCAAGCTCCGGGTGGCCACACACGAGGCCAGCAGGAACATGGCCGAGGCCCAGGGCCCCGACGGCATCATCGGCAACATCTACAGCACCCCGTGGGCCCTGCAG gtgttccTGGCCACGGGCGAGTGCCAGACGGAGCCGGCGTTCGGCCAGGCCATGGCTGCACTGCAGGAGAACCTGGGAGCCTTCGGCACCGCCGCCACCATGGCCCAGGTGCTGCCGGTGCTGCATGGCCGCTCCTACCTGGACATCGCCTCCATGCACTGTGGGGAGGAgccag ACACACTGACACCTCTGGACATGGAGCCCCTGGCTGAGGTGCTGGGGAACAAGACGGTGCAGCTGGTGGTGGAGTGTCCCCTGCCCTGGTGCTACGAGCTCCGGCTCTACGACCGCCTGGTGCCCgtgcccgccgccgcctccctcCTGGACGTGCTCCAGGCGGCTGCTGCGCTGGAACCCCGTGACTTCAG GTTCCACACCCAGGACACCCCCCAGGGCCCCTTCCTGactgaggtgctggggctgcaggcccGGCAGGAGAAGCGGAACTACTGGCAGATCCTGACTGCGCCCAACACCCCCCTGCAGATGG GTATTGCTGACTACAGGCCCCAGGATGGCGAGACCCTCATCCTGCGCCTCAGCGAGTGGTAG